One Aegilops tauschii subsp. strangulata cultivar AL8/78 chromosome 7, Aet v6.0, whole genome shotgun sequence genomic window carries:
- the LOC109786556 gene encoding uncharacterized protein, translated as MTAPEILEVRCAGCGETLEVEQGMTEFACPGCAMPQALPPELMPHPPPRPRRALPLHHGGGARDQMPCGGCGAVLAVPRGLRRITCPLCASDLVVDGDPLRLHQAGVQVISPAAVASIAPTSLRRSEEEPRSQAIHVGQVQVGRYNKPIHFEQEREPSFDRSVHEESTNSPRSNPKIAVHVRCAEDAPVDQLFHRDESHIKLPNGTVPRHGFKKKGDLSASPGSICAERIVLDHPSKVSNALRSQGGPSIHSFHTEEVHGQHQSNIIGNHENQKARHASVASIVEQEIVKPPSHTASGKQVHTESHGNTTVRNQKRQRSSWTTGGKRKKKHMGSGKELHPKCNKYSAAQPEYTPNSNTVQEPVSSPDENQFNPADVDRIIANLYPTSLSQKQAPRAGSHELDNIDATLPPVSRDHGISPVNNVSRCHCQCSADAMGALANRSFNSEQEHEIPQGSSNGICPHGKNGAQGQQVQDDSHPVQVEVECHHNKAAGQHKSVAKGRVHSPNERDYIENRSRTGILQQVAVATACCHPTPSPRLTATRLPSTTVTSVTRSSVHRSPPYCEPPETIHSQDAHAPGIGYMKSKVRKGRGPAKLTEPRRVADRPMLTPTNVDTWDIDPPCPKVASTITLLLKQWHPGSTYVMACQQTNEVHPEQLVLHFHQYHSDRRAIILDEFLRRYKWASGREAECLKLFNRRTTRQFTGLLCDEKRKARVKLFASRKVKGASDATKSNGQSNLDDKGASKKSKLPRRDPAGVGHEDDDPLQWKQFPPEWMLPKWWEMLCEHWASEENLQFSALMRKNRFTGGSARHTAGSRSITMHRKLMMIENGGKPVSEVELFNKTHKHGGGKGEFVTEKARRTVEAFQRRLEEAGDTELDPHVVWSEEVGGRHRGRYYGLPGIIDKARIGHLSKSIPSSPGRKRRQLFTQDQVQEMINHATRQMNETWENRFQSLEKSMRGMVSADISQHASAAGPGAEDDEASHEHTWDSTDDGTYQSAEDDSGGHSGD; from the exons ATGACGGCGCCGGAGATCCTGGAGGTGCGGTGCGCCGGCTGCGGCGAGACGCTGGAGGTAGAGCAGGGGATGACGGAGTTCGCCTGCCCCGGctgcgccatgccgcaggccctcccgccggagctcatgccgcatccgccgccgcgcccgcgccgcgCCCTGCCGCTCCACCACGGCGGGGGTGCTAGGGACCAGATGCCGTGCGGTGGATGCGGCGCTGTGCTTGCCGTGCCGCGGGGCCTCCGGCGCATCACCTGCCCGCTGTGCGCATCCGACCTCGTAGTCGACGGCGACCCCCTCCGGCTGCACCAAGCCGGCGTACAGGTCATTTCGCCTGCGGCCGTTGCTTCTATCGCGCCCACGTCCCTGCGGCGGTCGGAG GAAGAGCCCAGAAGCCAAGCAATTCACGTGGGACAGGTGCAAGTAGGAAGGTACAATAAGCCAATCCATTTTGAGCAGGAACGCGAACCCTCTTTTGATCGTTCAGTTCATGAAGAGTCAACCAATTCACCCAGATCAAACCCAAAGATAGCAGTTCATGTACGATGTGCAGAAGATGCACCTGTTGATCAGTTATTTCATAGAGATGAGTCACACATTAAATTACCCAATGGAACTGTTCCCAGGCATGGTTTTAAGAAGAAAGGTGATCTATCTGCTAGTCCTGGATCCATTTGTGCAGAGAGGATAGTGCTGGACCATCCTAGTAAGGTCAGCAACGCACTGCGATCACAAGGTGGGCCTTCCATTCATTCATTTCATACAGAGGAGGTACATGGGCAGCATCAAAGTAACATCATTGGAAATCATGAAAACCAGAAAGCTAGACATGCTTCAGTGGCTAGTATTGTGGAGCAGGAAATAGTAAAGCCTCCGAGTCACACTGCTTCTGGAAAACAGGTGCATACTGAGTCGCATGGTAACACAACTGTACGGAATCAGAAGAGGCAAAGGAGCAGCTGGACTACTGGTGGGAAGCGCAAGAAAAAACATATGGGCTCAGGCAAAGAGCTTCATCCTAAATGTAATAAGTATTCAGCTGCCCAGCCAGAATATACTCCAAATAGCAATACTGTTCAGGAGCCAGTTTCTTCCCCAGATGAAAATCAGTTTAATCCTGCAGATGTTGACAGAATAATTGCCAATCTTTACCCTACTTCATTATCTCAGAAGCAGGCACCTCGAGCGGGATCACACGAGTTGGACAACATTGATGCAACCTTGCCTCCTGTCTCTAGAGATCATGGTATATCTCCAGTGAACAATGTTTCACGGTGCCACTGTCAATGCTCAGCAGATGCTATGGGTGCTCTTGCTAACCGGAGTTTCAATTCAGAACAGGAGCATGAGATTCCTCAGGGAAGTTCCAATGGGATTTGCCCTCATGGTAAAAATGGTGCACAAGGGCAACAGGTACAAGATGACAGTCATCCTGTGCAGGTGGAAGTTGAGTGTCACCACAACAAAGCTGCAGGACAACACAAGAGTGTAGCAAAAGGCCGCGTGCATTCGCCAAATGAGAGGGACTATATTGAAAACCGGTCTCGCACTGGTATTCTCCAGCAGGTGGCCGTAGCTACTGCCTGCTGTCATCCTACCCCATCACCGCGGTTGACCGCTACCCGCTTGCCCAGTACCACTGTTACTTCTGTCACAA GATCATCAGTTCATCGATCACCACCGTATTGCGAACCACCAGAAACTATCCATTCCCAG GATGCTCATGCTCCTGGCATAGGATATATGAAATCTAAAGTGCGCAAGGGGAGGGGCCCTGCAAAACTCACTGAACCACGTAGGGTAGCTGACAGGCCTATGCTGACTCCGACTAATGTGGA CACATGGGATATCGACCCTCCTTGTCCCAAGGTGGCCTCTACCATCACTTTACTTCTCAAGCAGTGGCACCCAGGGTCAACTTACGTAATGGCTTGTCAGCAAACAAACGAAGTGCACCCAGAACAATTGGTTCTCCACTTTCACCAGTATCATTCGGATAGAAGGGCTATCATCTTGGATGAGTTCCTT CGACGTTACAAGTGGGCCTCTGGGCGGGAGGCAGAGTGCCTGAAGCTATTCAACCGCAGAACAACCAGACAGTTTACTGGACTCCTGTGTGATGAGAAGCGAAAGGCTAgagtgaagttgtttgcatcaagGAAAGTGAAAGGAGCTTCGGATGCTACCAAGTCCAATGGACAGTCAAATTTGGATGACAAGGGTGCTAGCAAAAAGTCGAAGCTGCCGCGCAGAGACCCGGCAGGTGTAGGGCATGAGGATGACGACCCTCTTCAGTGGAAGCAGTTCCCCCCTGAATGGATGCTGCCAAAGTGGTGGGAGATGCTATGTGAGCACTGGGCTTCAGAAGAAAATTTGCAGTTCTCTGCCCTGATGAGGAAGAATCGATTCACAGGAGGCTCCGCCCGGCACACAGCAGGCTCCCGGAGCATAACCATGCATCGCAAACTTATG ATGATAGAGAATGGTGGGAAGCCGGTATCGGAAGTTGAACTATTTAATAAGACCCATAAACATGGCGGTGGTAAGGGGGAATTTGTTACCGAAAAAGCGAGGCGAACCGTG GAGGCCTTCCAGCGGCGTTTAGAGGAGGCAGGTGATACTGAACTAGACCCCCATGTTGTATGGTCAGAGGAGGTAGGGGGCCGTCACCGAGGGAGGTACTATGGACTCCCTGGTATCATTGACAAAGCCCGTATAGGCCACTTGTCAAAGTCCATCCCAAGTTCTCCAGGTCGAAAGAGAAGGCAGCTGTTCACGCAGGATCAGGTGCAGGAGATGATCAATCACGCCACACGGCAGATGAATGAAACTTGGGAGAACAGGTTTCAGTCTTTGGAAAAGAGTATGCGTGGCATGGTGTCAGCGGATATTTCACAG CATGCTTCAGCAGCTGGACCTGGGGCTGAGGATGACGAGGCATCACACGAG CATACATGGGATTCTACTGACGATGGAACATATCAATCCGCAGAAGATGACAGTGGGGGGCACAGTGGTGATTAG